The Papaver somniferum cultivar HN1 chromosome 6, ASM357369v1, whole genome shotgun sequence genome segment CTTTAAAGAAATAAGCTCCCATGTTGAAGCTCTCACACCTCCTGTAGTGCATATCCTTCTCATGAGCTGTCATGAACTCTTCGCCAAAGCTGTCTCCAGCTAAATCAGGTCTTTCTTCAAGTGGGTCATCGTAAGGAAGATCAAATGGATTTGTTCGTGGTAGCATAACAGAAGGAGCTGAACCAGGCATAGGAGGTAATCCAGGTCCCATATAAGAGTCATAATGAAGATCAAATGGGTTGCGCCTCCCAGTTGAAATTGGTGCAATCAGAAATGGGGGCCTATTAAAGTCCAAATCCATCATATTCATCTCCGATTCACTCATTCTGAAGCTCTTCCTAGCTCTTCGTCTTGCGATAAGACTTTCCAACCGCTGATTTCTTTCCAGCTCAGAGTTCCCAAGATCCATGAGattcttttcatcatcttctgtcCATTTTAAAACAGCTTTGGTACCATGCTCAGTGGTCTCacattgaccttcttcttcatcttcttcatcgtcatcttcttcatcttcatggtGCTCATCCTCTTCACTTGATTCAACATGGATATCATTTGAGCTTTGGGATCTATCAGAAGCAGCACTAAACTCATCATCTGAAGACGATTCATGAGCATCACGGTGAGGAGTTTCAGTGTCAAGTAAAGGATGGAGTTCATTAATCATCGGCTTAATGTCTGTAATTGACGCATCAGGAAACAAACTCTCTGCACCATCAGAATCTGAATTGAAAgactcaccatcatcatcatcctcgtcaTGGTCTTTGATCTTTTTCCACGGTAAAGAAAAATCTTGAATAGAACCAAATGAATCTCCCAAATTTGGTGGCAGCAGCTCAATTTCTGTGTTTCTTGTGGCTGCAACTTCTtgaacatcatcatcttcctggTCTTTGATCTTCTTCCACAGTAAAGAAGAATCTCCCAAATTCGGTGTCAGCAGCTCAATTTCTGTTTTTCTCGTTGATGCAACTTCttgaacatcatcatcttcttcatcaatttGTGGTATATGAGGATGCTGGCCATAACTCAATAATGTACCGAGAAGAACAAAAGTGGaaacaagaacaggagaagaagaaaccaagataacaaatagaaaaggaaaaaatCCATACAATAATAATGAGAATAAAACAAAACCCACAATCAATGGATGTTTGGATGTAGATCTATAAGAAATTTTTATTGGAAGCATGAAAAACTTTCTCAAATCCACTCCTCCTATCTCCATTGCATCAGTACCCATACCTAAAATACTTGGTACTTAATAGATAATAGTTGTATTTTCAACAAAATTTGTAACAGGAAGCAAATTAATATCAAGAGAACTAACTAATTACCTATGATAATTGCACTAGAACTGAAAAGATTGTGATGGATTACTTACTTGAATCAACAATGGGGagttaaggagaagaagaaaactagTTCCACAAAAATCGCCCCTATTTTAGGTTTTGTGTGTGGTTTGAATGTGGAAACATATTAATGACGGTTCTTCTTTCTACTCTTAATAACTCACCTAGTGAGTTGGATGATTGGAATCTAGTCAAACgatttttaattttgaaaatgaaCAGCTATAATATTAGTACTTGTGATGGAAACATTGCCCATGTTCTCTGAGTTTATAGAGAGAATGAAATAATCTAGCATATTATTATATTCTTTACTAAAGAACAAAATTTCATTATTTGCACTTTTTTCAACCAAGAATTATAAGACAGTTGTCTATTGCTATAATAAAGGAAATAACGAAAGGTAAACCATTTTTTACCCTACTAGTGAAAAACTCTGACTAACGTAGAAACTGGCTGCAGAAAGAAAAGCAACTATTTTCCTTATAATGCTGATATATTGACAAAAACtagattttcacaaaaaaaagggGCTACACTTTTACTGCAACTCACCATTTACAACCGAACTATTCCTATGTCAAAGCATCATAACAGTTTTCTTTTTGCTTTCGGTGGCTCAGATTTACTACCTGCCAATTGATAAAGACCCAAGAGTTATCAGTTATTGCAGTGGGGTATAAAGTTATTTGTGCAGTACATAATGAAAACCATACAGGACATCTCGACCAGCTGATTTATAGAATTTTAAAATACAGTGTATAAGTACATTTCAAAGAGTGACAACGTATACTATGAGCGGAAACAAAAATATAACCAAAGGTGGATGAAAATTATCTACGGAACTGGAATGAGACAAAACTCTGGATGCTTCTAAACCAGGCATGCCTCCTTCAACTACAGCTATTCGACCATCCTACAACAGTTTAGCTTCCATTGCTTAATGTAAATCACAACCCACAAAGACGTGACTTTGAGCAACCATGGGTAAAAACTAAATAGTGAAAGGTGAATAGTAAAATGCAGTTCAGTTAGGGATATTGTGTTGGATAGAAAAGAGAGTTCACAACATCAAATGTAGTTCAACTTCGAAGTGTGAACATACGACATATCACATACCTTATCatacaggacatgttggtttcgCCAAAACTCTAATGGAGGTATAAGTAGACTTCCTGCAGAGTACATATCCAGTGTAAGAAACTAAACTAAACGAACTTCGCAAACTCAACAGTTTTAGCAGTTCAAAATGAAACGTACCAACAATTCGATTTTTCAAATGCTAGTTGAAAAATGGAATGACCGAATTACCAGATCTAGACCGTTCGGGATTAAAATAAGGACCTTCTTGGCCACTTGAAAATTGGTTCTTCTTTTTACTCTTGGAAGAAGGCAGTGGAGATACCTGAACAAATGGACACAAATATTAGAAACTTAGAAGCTACAAGGCTAGATTTTCATTTTGAACGACACTGCTTAAAACTCAAATGATTTGAGGACTCAACACAGCTTTCAATAAATATTCACAAAGCAAGATGTTATGTAGAAGACGTAGCTCGGATAATGGATTAATACATGAACTTACTTCTTTCTTCACCGTTTTACTTCCCGGAGTCCGCAGGTGAATCTTATAGTCGGTAGGTTGTTCATCCTTCAAATCGTTTGCCAGTATTTTGATTCTGCCTTTAGATGAACTCATAACTTCCTTTGCCCTGTCAATATTACAGCTAGAAGGATTTGATTCACAGCTTTTAATCATTACCTTTTTCGGTGTCTCGAAATCTTCCATAATGGACCAGAGATACTACTGACATTCTCATTGGAACATTTCGATGCTCTATTCCCTTTGCCTACTGTAATCTTCAACCCACTGCTAGTTCTTGTTGCAGAAACTTTACGCAGAGGCGGAGCAAGTTTGAAGGTATCCAAACCCACTTCAATTGAGCAACTAACATTAGCTTCGGGAAGTCTCTGCAGAGAAGAGTCCTCTACGGTAACAACTGGTGCTTCTGGCTTAGACCTCTCCAAATTTCCTTCAGAGCCATGACTTATTAGATCCACATGAACTTGTACAACCCCACAGCCTGAAGACCCAGGAATAGCACgagatttttttcctttcttctttggGTGACCTACTTTACGTTTTGTACTCAGGATGTCCACTGGTACTGCAACACTAGCCTCATACGGATCAGCCTTTTCTTTCACATCAGAACTTAAAGATGCTGGAGCATTTTTTAAAATTTCAACAGAACCATAGCTGCAACCTTTGCTTTTCAACTTGCCACCTTCACTGGTGCTCTTTGAACTCTCGTGTCTCCAACTAGTTTTCCACATACACGGTTGGGCAGAGAAGATAACACGTCTGTTGACTCATCAAAGTCAGGCATACTAGTTAGAGCAGGACCATCACCAGCAGATTCTTGGCCCAAACATCATCCTCCCAGTCATAGGGAAGCCCCAATAAGAAACGACTGCGAACCTGCTCAATAGTGAAGGCATAACACACATCAACAAACAATACTAATTTCTTTCTTCACATACTAAACTCAGCTAATGTAATTTTTGGACTCAATAATGTGCACAAAACAATTTCTTAGTGCAAACCTTACAGTGACCTGAACCATAGTAAATACTACAATCCTTGGGAAAATTCGACCTAATTATGAAATTGTTCGCACATACTACAAATTTTACTTAATTGTGCAATCATTCGCATTAAAATTGATAACTGGAGGAAGGTAAAGAGATATAATAGTAAGAAACATTACTAACCTCCGAGGAAAACCCATTTTCGAGAGTACGAGATTTATTGATAATGCCTCCAAGTAAGGTGTTGATCCCATCAGCTGTCTTAAGCTGGATTAAACTGTATTTTTTAGTAATTGGTGCAGATGAAAATACTCGCCGAGCTCGATTTCTGTAATTACAACGACAAAATTAGAAAAGtaatccaaaaacaaaacaacaaaacctAAGTATGTAATGTAATTTACACTTACTCGGTTAAGGTGTAACCTTGAATGCATAATCTGTTTCCATCTTCTGATTTAATCAACCACCAATTTTCTAAGCAAACCTGAAACAAAGGAGGAGGAGTTAAAAAAGGGAAAGGAGGAGAAATTGGTTTGTTTGTTATAGAATTTTTGAGTGAGTGAGATAGGGTAAGAAGAAATCTGGATGAATTGGAATTGTtgatccttattttattaattagaaATTCTGAGGAAGAAGATTCAGCTTTAGTCGCCATCAGAAGAAGTGAAGACCCAAATTAGTGTTTGTCACCATTTCCGGCTAGGGCACATTGAAATACACTGGTGAAATaaatatggaaaataaattatAAGAAACAGTTTACATAAAGAACGTTTAAGACAAGAAACAGGCATAATCTATTtttgtttatggaaataatggagTTTTACAATTATATTCAAAATAAACAATTATTATAATCATTATCAAAAGCATTTGGATTCATTATAATCTACGTGATAAATTATAAACTGATAattcattaaaataatggttaccaaacagcccaacaaaaagtacttcttaTTCATTAAAGACACCAACATAATACTTATTATATCAAGGTATCACTTTCTTTCCTGTGCCTTTTATTTCTAAAACTACGGCAGAATCTGGTAGGGAATTTCTAGGGTTATTGACCATGGATATAGGCCACATGGCTGAGAAAACTTAGACGAAAAATCAAACAGCAGTGCTAATCAttctaaaatacaaaacaaattcTGGCTACTTTAGCTTAGATAAATAATGGCCAAGATTTGTCTAGATTGAAGATAAATGTACGGTCGTGGATTGTTTAACTTAACTATTTTAAatatttattaattagtgtctcattaattgctcataataaatgactaattaCAAATTCcccttaattaatctaataaataccTATTCTcagtaataaataattttattacaAATGTgctcttaattaatctaataaatacatattcttagtaataaataattttattaattaatttattaattttaaTGGTTGTAGTGGATGAAGTAGTGGGTGGTTGAAACATTGGCGGGTGTTTGTGAGTGATGGAGGTGGTACCATTActggtggtggaagaaatagtggcggtggGTGTTGGTGAATAGTAGTGGACTATAGTAATTTTGTGTCCTTACAAAACATACAACATTTTattattgtgaaagatgtagttggttgtttttagcataaTTTGCTAGGGAAAAAACAAAATAGTTTGAGGACGATACCAAATCACATAAGACAATATGACCATGAccgttggatcacccaaatgataTTCGTACTATAAATGGTATTCGGtcgaataaatcacggtttttagtGTTAAAATAAGATTGATTATAGTATATTAAATAATACAAccacaaaaatcaaataaattaaTTGACGACTTAAACGTGTTCAATCTAAACTTTATATAAAAattgtgattaaaaattaaaatcacaCCATGGGTCATACGAGCATATgccaatatttaaaaaaaaaaaggttttctgAGAAATGGATTGGGTCTACTCAGTGGCTACACAGCTAGGGGAAGGACGGGCATATGCCAAGCATAAAAGAAAGGTTTTTTGAGAAATGAATTGGGTCAACTCGGTGGCTACGCTGCCATGGAGCATGACGGGTCTATgccaagtttaaaaaaaaaaggttcttTTTTGGAGAAATGGGTCGGTCTGCTCAGGTGGCAGACGTGCATATGAcaatctgaaaagaaaaaaaaaacagaatggtTTGTTGAGAAATGGGTCGGGTATGCTCAGGGGAGTAGTCACTTTTCCAGGGGGTAAGAATGACCTATGCGAagcttaagaaaaataaaaatcttttttttttgcgaaatgaGTCGGTTCTGCTCAGGGGAATGTCCTCGGTGGCTACGCTGTCAGGGGGCAAGATGGATATATGCCAAGTTGAAAAAAAAGAGGTTTTAGAGAAACGGGATGGGTATGCTCATGGCAGTAGCTTCACAGCCAGGGGTAGGATAGTCCTATGCCAAGCTTAAAAAGAAAGGTTTTTTTTGAGAAATGAGTCGGGGTATGCTAAGTGGCTACGTTTCCGGGGGCAGAACAGATCTATGCCTAGCTACAAAACAAAAAGAGTTTTTTGAGATATGGGTCTCGTCTACTCACGGGAGTAGGCTCGGTCGATGGCTACACTTCTAGGTGGAGGATGAGTTAAAGCCAAGCTTCTAAAAGAaaaagggttttctataaaaaataTAAGGCTTTTTTGTGAAATAGATCGGGTCTGCTCAGTGGCTACGCTGCCAAGGGGCAGGACGAGCCTATGCCAAGATTCTAAAAAAAGAATGGTTGTTTGTGAAAAGATTCGGTTCTGCTCAGGGGAGTAGGCTCGACGGTGCCGAAGGGAAGGGCGGGCCTATGCCAAGCTTCAAAAAAATTGAAGGATTTTTGAGAAATGTGTCGGTTCTGCTCAGGGGAGTAGGCTCGACGCTGCCGGAGGGAAGGACGGGCCTATGCTAAGCTTCAAAAAAAATTGAAGGATTTTTGAGAAATGTGTCGGGTCTGCTCACTGGCTACACTGCCAGGGGGCATAAAGGGACTATGCCAAgcttaaactaaaaaaaaaaagaaagggattTTTGAGAAATGGGTCGGATCTGATCAGGTGGCTATGCTGACATGGGAAAGGACGGGCCTATTACAagcttaaaaaaacaaaaagagaagggTTTGTTGAGAAATGGATCGGGTTTTCTCAGGGGAGTAGGCTCGATGGCCACGCTTCCAATGGACAGAATAGAGGCCTATGCAAGGAATTAAAAATGAGTCTTTTGAAAAATGGGTCGGGTCTTCTCAAGGGAGTAGGCTCGGTGTCTACGCTACCATTGGGCAGGACGAGCCTATGCCAAAGTTATAAAAGAAATTAAAGGGTTTTTCAGAAACGGGTCAGGTCTGTTGAAGTTGAAGTAGGCTCGGTGGCTAAGATGCCAAGGGGTAGGACGAGCCTATtccaagattaaaaaaaaaaaaggcttttTGTGAAAAGATTTGAGTCTTCTCATGGGGAGTAGCATCGACACTTCCGGGGGGCGGGATAGGCCTATGCCAagcttcaaaataaataaaaaataaaagagttTTTGAGAATGGGTCGGGTATGCTCACTGGATACGCTTCCAGGGTGCAGAACGGGCTTATGCGAAGcttaaacaaaaaaaaggattttggagaaatgagtCGGGTCTGCTCAGGTGGCTATGCTGACATGGGGCAGGCCTATGACAAGCTTAAAAGAAGAGGGGTTTGTTGAGAAGTGAATCTGGTGTGCTCAGGAGAGTAGGCTCAATGGATACACTTTCAAGGGGCAGAACAGGCCTATGCCAAGCTTTGAAAAAAAGGGTTTTGGGGAAATGGGTCTGGTCTGCTCAGGGTAGTAGGCTCGATGCCTACGCTTCCAGGAGTCATACGGTCCTATAACAAGCttaaaaaaaaagggttttgaGAAATGGGTCGGGTCTGCATAGGGGAGTAGGTTCGGTGGCTACGCTGTCAGGGGGCAAGACGGGCCTATGCCAAGTTtttcaaaaaattgttttttagaAATGGACGGGTCTGCTCATGGGAGGAGCGCTTCACTGCCAGGGGGAAGGACAGGCCTATGCCAAGCTTAAAAGAaggttttttttgaaaaatgggtCGGGTCTGCTAAGTGGCTAGCTACCAGGGGGAAAACGGGCCGATATCTAGCTTCCAAACAAAAAGGGTTTTTTGAGATATGGGTTGGGTCTTCAACTGTAGTTTATGCACGTAAGGGTACTTGTAAGTCTGCGCCTACTACTGGTGCTCAAATAAGATGCACAAATACTGCCCCTGTAGATGAAATTCAGAACATGTTTCTCCCAACTGTCCAAGTGGTGTATATTTGTTGTTTGATGTATGTGTAACATCTACAGTGGATAAGTATAACTAGGAAGtagattcttttttattttcttccaaaTTGTATCAGCAACCTAATTTAGTGGATGATTGCACCGTAAATTATATGAATATGAAGAAATTAGTTTCACGGATAAGATGGTTACAAATAGTTTCAGAatttgattttttgaatatggGTGACCTGAAAATTTCAGGTATAAATGTTTTCAGGATTTGATTTTTTGAGTATCGATGACCTGAAAATTTCAGGTGGCCGGAACCTGACATTTTTATGTGGCCGGAACTTGGCATTTCCCGGGTGTATTTCCATGCCTGTATCACCTGAAAGTGCCAATATAAAACCTAACTAATATCTAACGGAACCATATTTTGAATAAGTAAGACATATGTCACTTCTTTATTCGTTAATTGAACAATTATATAAAGGGTTAGGAAACATTATAACACAATCTCTACAtcacaaaataaataagaagtaTAAAATGTCAATAGTTAGGATAAATATTGTATGAAGCGAAAGTGTTACagcatgtttgttttttcctatGTATAAGTAGAGAGTTCTACATAGAGGTTTACCTCtctatctatataaatatcaCTATATAATGTCCCTTAAATTCATGTTTGTTTGACCACTATCTAACAACTCTACATTATGTAGGCAATTTTATATGTTTCTCATTTTACCCTTATAATGTATTAGAAAATACGATCAAAGAAGATCCATTACAAGTTACAACCAAAGATGtccaaaaattccaaaaaaaaatgtattagaaaaTAGAATCAAAGATGTTCACTTTTTCAGAAACgggatgaaagtatcactttatctgaaacgaggcgaaaatatcactttctTTTAAACatagcaaaaatatcacttttctgaTACGGGCAaaagtatcactttatctgaaacgggaaaaaaaatcactttttctgaaacggggcaaaaatatcactttttctaaaacggggcgaaagtatcactttttctgaaacggagcaaaaatgtcactttttctgaaacggggtgaaagtatcactttttttttaaacaaggcgaaaatatcactttttttttaaacagagcaaaaatatcactttttctgaaacggggcaaaagtgtcactttttctgaaacggagcaacATATCAATTTTTCTGAAACAAcacgaaaatatcattttttctgaaacgggcgtAAATATCACTATTTCTGAAACTGGAGAAAATTTAGATTTTGAATTATgaaattatttttggacattataagtTTGTTCGAGGGTATATTAGTTATTTAAAAGTTTAAT includes the following:
- the LOC113286645 gene encoding uncharacterized protein LOC113286645; translated protein: MGTDAMEIGGVDLRKFFMLPIKISYRSTSKHPLIVGFVLFSLLLYGFFPFLFVILVSSSPVLVSTFVLLGTLLSYGQHPHIPQIDEEDDDVQEVASTRKTEIELLTPNLGDSSLLWKKIKDQEDDDVQEVAATRNTEIELLPPNLGDSFGSIQDFSLPWKKIKDHDEDDDDGESFNSDSDGAESLFPDASITDIKPMINELHPLLDTETPHRDAHESSSDDEFSAASDRSQSSNDIHVESSEEDEHHEDEEDDDEEDEEEGQCETTEHGTKAVLKWTEDDEKNLMDLGNSELERNQRLESLIARRRARKSFRMSESEMNMMDLDFNRPPFLIAPISTGRRNPFDLHYDSYMGPGLPPMPGSAPSVMLPRTNPFDLPYDDPLEERPDLAGDSFGEEFMTAHEKDMHYRRCESFNMGAYFFKDHRQEKNNVSRFKPHFVTEEMASEGRFSRFSRQMSEASESKLSFASETESHSTIANQEDSSNLVEEQLSFQEWELNPAVEHTPERVTLGSELLEESRLDLDTSKEAKDDIDLFKVKHENDGTKTSRGTQSRFYSEFISLEEHLTGYVHVDQESGKEQQHTSYISLSSSGVDEKIKEKSEDKESSNGKQSSNVQVDQEMVQHQQHTRSNSHSSSDVHEKIFDVNIDEELSDQEPERGP
- the LOC113286559 gene encoding kinetochore-associated protein KNL-2 homolog, coding for MWKTSWRHESSKSTSEGGKLKSKGCSYGSVEILKNAPASLSSDVKEKADPYEASVAVPVDILSTKRKVGHPKKKGKKSRAIPGSSGCGVVQVHVDLISHGSEGNLERSKPEAPVVTVEDSSLQRLPEANVSCSIEVGLDTFKLAPPLRKVSATRTSSGLKITVGKGNRASKCSNENVSSISGPLWKISRHRKRAKEVMSSSKGRIKILANDLKDEQPTDYKIHLRTPGSKTVKKEVSPLPSSKSKKKNQFSSGQEGPYFNPERSRSGSLLIPPLEFWRNQHVLYDKVVNLSHRKQKENCYDALT